TTTGTAATCATCAATTGCACCATCTTTATAATTAAGAATATTGTACTCATATTCACTTATTGGAGAAATGGTTGCTTTAATTTCAATTTCCGGTTCTGAGTCATTACAGAAAGCTAGAACTCCTACAATTAGAAACACCACGAAAATAAAACCTAACTTTTTCATACTCATCTCCTTTTTGCAAAGTGGAATCTAAGTGTTGATAATTGTTAGCTTCCTTCCTCTTTTCCTATAAACATTCATTATTAACTATATTAAACATAAATTACCTTTTATGTTTAAATTTATATATTTGTAGTAATCTTAAGTGTAAAATAGGGATATTAAACAACTTATGAATATGAGGAGTTTGTATGAGGAATTGTCTAATATTTTTTATTTGCTTATTTTTGATGGGGTGTACTGTTACTAATAATGCTATAGCCGATACACCTGAGAAGGCATTACGACTAATTGAATCGAAAGGACAAGGTTATCCGAAGATTCTTTCTTTACTAAATTCGATTGAAATTAGCGAGAAACAAGTTTTTTACGTTTATGAAGCTGAAATTAATAGTAACAAGGAATGGTTTGTGGCAAATTTAGAAAAAAATGATGATTCTAAGTGGTTTGTACACGAATCCATAAATATAGGTATGCCAAATAGTGAAAATGAAATATACGCAGCAGGTACAAATACCTTCACAGCAGGATTAAGTAATGATTTACAAGAAATAAAAGATGATTGGATAGTTATTAATATTCCAAGTCATAATTATTTTGTTTGGATTGAATTACATGGTGATTAGTTTCATTTACTGTTGGATTAATTCTATTCTTACTAGGGGGATAACATGTCTTACAATGCTATTTTATGTGCAATTATTGCAGGTATTTTAACTTTTATTTCGTCTCCAAGAGAACCTTTAAACCCTATTTTAATCACTAATATTTTTCTAGGATTAATAGCAGGGTTGCTGATGGATAGAAATAAAAAACATTCATAAATTTTGAGCAGGGGGAATCGACATGACAATAAAAGTAGTTTCAGCAACCAAAGATGATTATCTGGAGATAAATACAATTGTAAAGGAAGGGCAAGATGAGCATGCAGAGGCTTTACCACAGATTTTTAAAAAAGTAGAGAAAGTCATGCCGATTCCTTACTTTTATGAATTAATAGAGAACCCGATTTGTGAAATATTAGTTGCTAAAAACGATGAAAATATAGTAGGTTTTGCTGTTTTAGAGCTCAAACACGCACCACCATTTGAATCGATGGTGCCTAGAAAGTTTGTATATATGAATGATTTTGGGGTGAAAGGAATCCATCAGAGACAAGGGGTTGGAAGAGTATTATTCCAAGCATGTGTTGATTGGTCGAAGGGGATGGGAGCGACATCTTTAGAATTAAATGTATGGGAGTTCAACCGAAAAGCGACCTCTTTTTATGAAAGCTTCGGCATGAATACTATCAGTAGACAAATGGCATTAGACCTTTAAAAGAATAAGAAGGCATTTATGCATCGTCACAAAAGGGTCAGGACATACCCAAACAGAAACACCATAAATGCATATTCTATTATAGCGATGGTATGGAAGTGG
Above is a genomic segment from Lysinibacillus sp. PLM2 containing:
- a CDS encoding N-acetyltransferase yields the protein MTIKVVSATKDDYLEINTIVKEGQDEHAEALPQIFKKVEKVMPIPYFYELIENPICEILVAKNDENIVGFAVLELKHAPPFESMVPRKFVYMNDFGVKGIHQRQGVGRVLFQACVDWSKGMGATSLELNVWEFNRKATSFYESFGMNTISRQMALDL